The Chryseobacterium nakagawai genome has a segment encoding these proteins:
- the lpdA gene encoding dihydrolipoyl dehydrogenase, with amino-acid sequence MEKFDVTIIGSGPGGYVSAIRCAQLGLKVAIVERYSTLGGTCLNVGCIPSKAWLEASEHYYKLKHQFEKFGIDVKEANVDILKMNQRVQDVVQEIINGVDYLMKKNKVTVYEGHGIIKDKNTIEIKGEDKTETIETDKIIIATGSKPASLPNIEIDKKRIISSTEALALRDIPKHLMVVGGGVIGVEIGSVFARLGSKVSIVEYFDSLIATMDGALGHQLHRSLRKQGIDFYLEHKVTNATATNGKVALNAENLSNKEEMNLEGDYCLMAIGRKPYTANLGLENIGVETNENGQIKVDENLETNVKGVYALGDVIRGAMLAHKASEEGVFVAERIVGQKPHINYSLIPNIVYTQPEVAGVGLTEEELKKANKTIKTGSFPFKANARAKISMDTDGFIKVIADKQTDEILGVHMIGPRIADSYTEAVVAMEFRASAEDVARMSHGHPTFSETFKEACLAATEDRALHI; translated from the coding sequence ATGGAAAAATTTGATGTAACTATTATAGGGTCTGGCCCGGGTGGGTATGTAAGTGCCATCCGTTGCGCCCAATTGGGATTAAAAGTGGCCATTGTTGAAAGGTACAGCACGTTGGGCGGTACCTGTCTTAACGTGGGCTGTATTCCGTCAAAAGCTTGGTTGGAAGCTTCTGAGCATTACTACAAACTCAAGCATCAATTCGAAAAATTTGGGATTGATGTTAAAGAGGCCAATGTCGATATCCTGAAAATGAACCAAAGGGTTCAAGATGTGGTACAGGAAATCATCAATGGCGTTGATTATCTGATGAAAAAGAACAAGGTCACCGTTTATGAAGGCCACGGTATCATCAAGGATAAAAATACTATTGAAATTAAGGGCGAAGATAAAACGGAAACCATAGAAACCGATAAAATCATCATTGCCACCGGATCCAAACCCGCTTCACTGCCCAATATTGAAATCGATAAAAAAAGGATAATCTCTTCCACCGAAGCCCTTGCCCTACGGGACATCCCCAAGCATTTAATGGTCGTTGGCGGCGGCGTTATCGGGGTCGAGATAGGTTCCGTATTCGCCCGCTTGGGTTCAAAGGTTTCTATAGTAGAATATTTTGATAGCCTTATTGCCACTATGGATGGCGCACTGGGACATCAATTGCACCGTTCCCTAAGGAAACAGGGAATTGATTTTTATTTGGAACATAAGGTGACAAATGCAACGGCAACTAATGGCAAAGTGGCGTTAAATGCGGAAAACCTTTCCAATAAAGAAGAAATGAATTTAGAAGGCGATTACTGCCTTATGGCCATTGGCCGAAAACCATATACCGCCAATTTAGGGCTTGAAAATATAGGAGTGGAAACCAATGAGAATGGACAGATAAAGGTAGATGAAAACCTCGAAACCAACGTCAAGGGAGTATATGCCCTTGGGGATGTAATCCGAGGGGCAATGCTTGCCCATAAAGCCAGTGAGGAAGGCGTTTTTGTAGCCGAACGGATTGTTGGCCAAAAACCCCATATCAATTATTCGCTTATCCCAAATATCGTGTATACCCAGCCAGAGGTTGCAGGAGTAGGATTGACAGAGGAAGAATTGAAGAAGGCCAATAAAACTATAAAAACAGGATCTTTTCCATTCAAGGCCAATGCAAGGGCAAAAATAAGTATGGATACCGATGGCTTTATCAAGGTTATAGCCGATAAACAGACCGATGAGATATTGGGCGTGCATATGATAGGCCCCCGCATTGCAGACAGTTATACCGAAGCGGTGGTGGCAATGGAGTTTAGGGCATCTGCCGAAGATGTTGCACGGATGTCGCACGGGCACCCCACATTTTCCGAGACCTTTAAAGAAGCCTGTCTGGCAGCTACCGAAGACAGGGCATTGCATATTTAA
- a CDS encoding cytochrome P450 family protein, with protein MTAIPKGKNFDSSLILLRDGYEFIQKKREKLGTDIFRTRLMLKKAICISGKDAAEVFYDTEKFQRKGATPKRVQKTLFGQKGVQTLDNSAHRQRKEMFMSLMKPDSLRRFLEFQKSYWETYISKWEKEEQIILFNEVQEILE; from the coding sequence ATGACAGCTATTCCGAAAGGCAAAAACTTTGATAGTAGTTTGATACTACTTCGTGACGGCTATGAATTTATTCAGAAAAAGCGTGAAAAGCTTGGGACTGATATTTTTAGAACCCGCTTAATGTTAAAGAAAGCAATTTGCATCAGTGGAAAAGACGCCGCGGAGGTTTTCTATGATACTGAAAAGTTTCAACGCAAAGGAGCTACTCCTAAAAGGGTGCAAAAAACATTATTCGGCCAGAAGGGCGTCCAGACATTGGATAATTCAGCACACAGGCAAAGAAAAGAAATGTTTATGTCTTTGATGAAACCGGATAGCCTTCGAAGGTTCCTGGAATTTCAAAAAAGCTACTGGGAAACATACATTAGTAAATGGGAGAAAGAAGAGCAAATTATATTATTTAACGAAGTACAGGAAATTCTGGAATAA
- a CDS encoding IS3 family transposase — MTEKYRKYMRLLPEEKLEIIQMVTRSEIGVNRTLRELGIHKSTFYKWYNLYLEKGEAGFLPSPSSSRRQWNSIPEEEKNLVVEIALNYPELSSRELAHKITDEKGVFISESSVYRILKKRGLITAPSHILISASNEFKDKTNFVHEMWQTDFTYFKILGWGWYYLSTVIDDFSRYIIHWELCRNMKVNDVQRTIDRAVKKAGLRKGQVPKLLSDNGSCYITEELKEYLHDNHGMKQIHGKPAHPQTQGKIERYHRTMKNVVKLHHYYSPEELEAALEVFVNRYNNERYHESLKNLTPADVYFGRADEVLKIRQQIKSETLKRRKKEYYKRKLIET; from the coding sequence ATAACCGAAAAATACAGAAAATATATGAGGTTGTTACCTGAAGAAAAACTGGAAATCATCCAAATGGTTACCCGTAGTGAAATCGGCGTGAACAGGACACTCAGGGAACTTGGCATTCACAAAAGCACCTTCTACAAGTGGTATAATCTGTACCTTGAGAAAGGTGAAGCAGGCTTTTTACCTTCCCCTTCTTCCAGCCGAAGGCAGTGGAACAGCATTCCTGAAGAAGAGAAAAATCTGGTGGTAGAAATCGCTTTGAATTATCCTGAACTCTCCAGCAGAGAACTGGCTCATAAAATCACCGATGAGAAGGGCGTATTTATATCAGAATCCAGTGTTTACCGTATTTTAAAGAAAAGAGGACTGATAACGGCTCCATCACACATCCTGATTTCTGCCTCGAATGAATTTAAAGATAAAACCAATTTTGTTCACGAAATGTGGCAGACAGATTTTACTTACTTTAAAATTCTGGGTTGGGGCTGGTACTATCTAAGCACCGTGATTGACGATTTTAGCCGCTATATCATTCATTGGGAGTTGTGCCGAAATATGAAGGTGAATGATGTTCAAAGAACCATTGACCGAGCTGTGAAGAAAGCAGGTTTAAGAAAAGGACAAGTTCCGAAACTTCTGTCGGACAACGGTTCTTGCTATATTACCGAGGAATTAAAGGAGTATTTACACGATAATCACGGCATGAAGCAAATCCATGGAAAGCCCGCTCATCCACAGACGCAAGGCAAGATTGAACGCTACCACAGGACGATGAAAAATGTGGTGAAACTGCATCATTATTACAGTCCAGAGGAATTGGAAGCGGCTTTGGAAGTATTTGTAAACCGCTATAACAATGAGCGTTATCACGAATCTTTGAAGAATCTAACTCCAGCGGATGTGTACTTTGGAAGAGCCGATGAAGTGTTGAAAATAAGACAGCAGATAAAATCTGAAACTCTAAAAAGAAGAAAAAAGGAATATTACAAAAGAAAATTAATCGAAACCTAA
- a CDS encoding DUF4134 domain-containing protein, producing the protein MKKQRKKVLLTAVAMLSGIGAFAQGNGQAGINEATQMVTSYFDPATQLIYAIGAVVGLIGGVKVYNKFSSGDPDTSKTAASWFGACIFLIVAATILRSFFL; encoded by the coding sequence ATGAAAAAACAAAGAAAAAAAGTTCTGCTGACAGCCGTGGCAATGCTGTCAGGAATTGGTGCGTTCGCACAGGGAAATGGGCAAGCAGGCATCAACGAGGCTACCCAAATGGTCACATCCTATTTCGACCCCGCAACCCAACTAATCTACGCCATCGGTGCGGTTGTTGGCCTCATCGGAGGCGTTAAGGTGTACAACAAATTCAGTTCAGGCGACCCTGATACATCGAAGACTGCAGCAAGCTGGTTCGGTGCGTGTATCTTTTTAATTGTTGCCGCTACCATTCTGCGTTCATTCTTCCTTTAA
- a CDS encoding DUF4133 domain-containing protein: protein MNSYNINKGIGRTVEFKGLKAQYLFIFAGGLLGTLILVMILYMAGVNSYICLFLGAGGASLIVWQTFSLNRKYGEHGLMKIGANKRHPRYIICRKPVRRYLKFTPKKSAV, encoded by the coding sequence ATGAACAGTTACAACATAAACAAAGGCATCGGAAGAACGGTGGAATTTAAAGGACTGAAAGCACAATACCTTTTCATTTTCGCTGGCGGACTGCTCGGCACGCTCATTTTAGTGATGATATTGTATATGGCTGGCGTAAACTCTTATATCTGCTTGTTCCTTGGAGCGGGTGGTGCTTCGCTCATTGTCTGGCAGACCTTTTCATTAAACAGGAAATATGGCGAACACGGATTGATGAAAATTGGAGCAAATAAACGACATCCCCGCTACATCATCTGCCGCAAGCCCGTAAGGCGCTATTTAAAATTCACACCTAAAAAGAGTGCTGTATGA
- a CDS encoding TraG family conjugative transposon ATPase, with protein sequence MRNVSKTTTLESKFPLLAVENNCILSKDADITACFAVRLPELFTVASAEYEAIHAAWHKAIKTLPDFTIVHKQDWYIKENYAPDLAKEDQSFLAKSYQRHFNERPFLNHYCYLFLTKTTKERMRMQSNFSSLCKGSLIPKEIRNKETIHRFMEAVAQFERIVNDSGFISLQRLTEDDIIGTDEKQGLLEQYLTLSREAETPMQDIGLGSEEVRIGNKRLSLHTLSDTDDLPGTVSADTRFEKLSTDRSDCRLSFAAPVGLLLSCNHIYNQYLFLDNSDANLQKFEKSARNMHSLARYSRANQINKEWIERYLNEAHSFGLSSIRAHFNIIAWSEDPAELKQLKNDCGSALALMECKPRHNTMDVATLYWAGMPGNAGDFPAEESFYTFIEPALCFFTEETNYHNSPSPFGIKMADRLTGKPIHLDISDLPMKRGIITNRNKFILGPSGSGKSFFTNHMVRQYYEQGAHVLLVDTGNSYQGLCELIKGKTKGEDGVYFTYTEDNPIAFNPFYTDDGVFDIEKRESVKTLILTLWKRDDEPPTRSEEVALSNAVSGYIERIKTEGIFPSFNGFYEYVQGDYRKVLEEKQVREKDFDIANFLNVLEPYYKGGEYDYLLNSDKQLDLLSKRFIVFEIDAIKDHKILFPIVTIIIMEVFINKMRRLKGIRKLILIEEAWKAIAKEGMAEYIKYLFKTVRKFFGEAIVVTQEVDDIIQSPIVKESIINNSDCKILLDQRKYMNKFDDIQAMLGLTDKEKGQVLSINMNNDPSRLYKEVWIGLGGTHSAVYATEVSLEEYLVRP encoded by the coding sequence ATGAGAAATGTATCTAAGACCACTACATTGGAAAGCAAATTCCCTCTGCTGGCAGTAGAAAACAACTGCATTCTTTCCAAAGATGCAGACATAACTGCTTGCTTTGCCGTTCGTTTGCCGGAACTGTTTACGGTAGCTTCTGCGGAATATGAAGCCATTCACGCAGCGTGGCATAAGGCTATCAAAACTTTACCGGATTTTACAATCGTTCACAAACAGGATTGGTACATCAAGGAAAACTACGCTCCCGATTTGGCAAAGGAAGACCAGAGCTTTTTGGCTAAATCCTACCAGCGCCATTTTAATGAGCGACCGTTCCTGAACCATTATTGCTACCTGTTCCTGACCAAAACTACCAAGGAAAGAATGCGTATGCAAAGCAACTTCAGTTCGCTTTGCAAAGGTTCGCTGATACCCAAGGAAATCAGGAACAAGGAAACGATACACCGCTTTATGGAGGCAGTCGCCCAGTTTGAGCGTATCGTAAACGATAGCGGTTTCATAAGCCTGCAACGCCTGACCGAAGACGACATCATAGGGACGGACGAAAAACAAGGATTGCTGGAACAATACCTTACCCTTTCGAGGGAAGCCGAAACTCCGATGCAGGACATCGGTTTGGGGTCTGAAGAAGTACGTATCGGAAACAAAAGATTATCATTGCATACTTTGTCCGATACGGACGATCTGCCGGGAACGGTATCGGCAGATACACGTTTTGAAAAGTTATCGACCGACCGAAGCGACTGTCGTTTATCGTTTGCCGCACCCGTAGGATTGCTGTTAAGCTGTAATCATATCTACAACCAATACTTGTTTTTAGACAACAGCGATGCTAATCTTCAAAAGTTTGAGAAGTCTGCAAGGAATATGCACTCGTTGGCTCGCTACAGCCGTGCCAACCAGATCAACAAAGAATGGATAGAAAGGTATCTGAACGAAGCCCATTCTTTTGGACTGTCTTCCATTCGGGCACACTTCAACATCATAGCCTGGTCGGAAGATCCTGCGGAACTAAAACAGTTAAAGAACGATTGCGGTAGTGCCTTGGCATTGATGGAATGTAAACCACGGCATAACACAATGGACGTAGCCACATTGTACTGGGCAGGAATGCCTGGCAATGCAGGCGACTTTCCAGCGGAGGAAAGTTTTTATACGTTCATTGAACCTGCCTTATGCTTCTTTACTGAAGAAACCAACTACCACAATTCACCTTCGCCATTCGGGATTAAAATGGCAGACCGTCTGACGGGAAAGCCTATCCATTTGGATATATCCGATTTGCCGATGAAACGTGGTATCATCACAAATCGAAACAAATTCATATTGGGTCCGTCAGGAAGCGGGAAATCTTTTTTTACCAACCACATGGTTCGACAGTACTATGAGCAGGGTGCTCACGTCCTGCTCGTAGATACAGGTAACTCGTATCAGGGTTTATGCGAACTCATCAAAGGAAAAACGAAAGGTGAAGACGGTGTTTACTTCACTTACACAGAAGACAATCCGATTGCCTTTAATCCTTTCTATACCGATGATGGCGTTTTCGACATCGAGAAACGTGAAAGTGTCAAGACTTTGATACTGACACTTTGGAAACGTGATGATGAGCCGCCAACACGTTCGGAAGAGGTTGCCCTTTCCAATGCCGTGAGCGGATACATCGAACGTATCAAAACGGAAGGGATTTTTCCATCGTTCAACGGCTTCTATGAATATGTCCAAGGAGATTACCGCAAGGTACTCGAAGAAAAACAGGTAAGGGAAAAAGACTTTGATATTGCCAATTTCCTGAACGTACTCGAACCCTATTACAAAGGTGGTGAATATGATTACCTGCTAAACTCCGACAAACAATTAGACCTGCTTTCCAAAAGGTTTATTGTGTTTGAAATTGATGCCATCAAGGATCACAAAATTCTTTTTCCCATCGTCACGATTATCATTATGGAGGTTTTTATCAACAAGATGCGAAGGCTGAAAGGTATCCGAAAGCTTATCCTGATTGAAGAAGCCTGGAAGGCGATAGCGAAAGAGGGAATGGCGGAATACATAAAGTATTTATTTAAAACGGTAAGGAAGTTTTTCGGAGAAGCTATTGTCGTAACGCAAGAGGTGGATGACATCATTCAATCACCCATTGTCAAGGAAAGTATTATCAATAATTCCGACTGTAAGATCCTGCTTGACCAGAGAAAGTATATGAACAAGTTTGATGATATACAGGCAATGCTCGGGCTTACCGATAAAGAAAAAGGACAGGTACTCTCCATCAATATGAACAACGATCCGTCACGGCTTTATAAAGAAGTGTGGATTGGATTAGGTGGTACGCACTCGGCAGTCTATGCCACCGAAGTTAGTCTTGAAGAGTATTTGGTGCGCCCATAA
- a CDS encoding reverse transcriptase domain-containing protein has protein sequence MRNPEKVLNSLIRHSGNTDYKFERLYKVLFNEEMYFIAYQKIYSKVGNMTAGVDGKTIDGMSISRIERLIASLRNETYQPNPSKRTYIPKKNGKKRPLGIPSFDDKLVQEVIRMILEAIYEGSFEHTSHGFRPNRSCHTALLSVQQSFTAVRWFIEGDIKGFFDNINHEILIGILKERIADDRFIRLIRKFLNAGYIEDWVYHKTYSGTPQGGIVSPILANIYLDKLDKYVKDYIKDFDKGKRTTATRQYRLHEQRRYRLAKKLKCETDETVREQMIKDIKELRQERNKYPAYDKMDGSFRKLKYVRYADDFLIGVIGSKEDCKKIKEDIKVYLDEKLKLELSDEKTLVTNAKKPAKFLGFDVSVRNSDESKRDKHGRTVRCFGDKIVLRVTVDVMKKKLLSYNAMKLVNKKGTEVWKPRSRYYMKDLDDLEIISQYNAEIRGFYNYYSIANNSSFVQSFSYILEYSMYKTYALKYQTSISQEKTKRCINGVFSIPYKNRKGDIMYRRFYKEGFKRQKAARGAYVDSLPVTVTITGGRNSLITRLQNQKCELCGANEKLEMHHIRKLKDLKGKQDWEKRMSARRRKTLALCSKCHDKIHAGKLD, from the coding sequence ATGAGAAATCCAGAAAAAGTATTGAACAGTCTAATAAGGCACAGCGGAAACACGGACTATAAGTTCGAAAGGCTATACAAGGTTCTGTTCAATGAAGAGATGTACTTTATCGCCTATCAGAAAATCTACAGTAAAGTAGGCAATATGACGGCAGGAGTTGATGGAAAGACCATCGACGGAATGAGTATATCCCGCATTGAAAGGCTGATTGCATCGTTGCGAAACGAGACCTATCAGCCAAACCCATCCAAGAGGACATACATTCCGAAAAAGAACGGGAAGAAACGTCCGCTTGGTATACCATCTTTTGATGACAAATTAGTGCAGGAGGTTATCAGAATGATATTGGAAGCAATTTATGAGGGTAGCTTTGAGCATACTTCACATGGGTTCCGACCCAATAGAAGCTGTCACACAGCCCTATTAAGCGTCCAACAGTCATTCACTGCTGTACGGTGGTTCATCGAGGGCGATATAAAAGGCTTCTTCGACAATATCAATCACGAAATATTGATTGGTATCCTAAAGGAGCGTATCGCTGACGACAGGTTCATTCGGTTGATACGAAAGTTCCTCAATGCAGGGTATATTGAAGATTGGGTGTACCACAAAACATACAGTGGCACACCGCAAGGTGGGATTGTAAGCCCCATCCTTGCCAACATTTACCTTGATAAACTCGATAAATATGTCAAGGATTATATCAAGGACTTCGATAAGGGTAAAAGAACTACGGCAACACGCCAGTACAGGCTACACGAACAGAGACGATACCGCTTGGCCAAGAAACTCAAATGTGAGACAGACGAAACTGTCAGAGAGCAGATGATTAAGGACATCAAAGAGTTGAGACAGGAAAGAAACAAATATCCAGCTTATGACAAGATGGATGGCAGTTTCAGAAAGTTAAAATACGTTAGGTATGCGGACGATTTTCTTATCGGGGTCATAGGTAGCAAAGAAGACTGCAAAAAGATAAAGGAAGACATCAAGGTTTACCTTGATGAAAAACTGAAACTTGAACTGTCTGATGAAAAAACCTTGGTGACTAATGCTAAGAAACCAGCCAAATTCTTAGGCTTTGATGTCTCCGTGCGAAACTCCGATGAATCCAAGAGAGATAAGCACGGTAGAACCGTAAGATGTTTCGGAGATAAGATTGTACTCCGTGTCACAGTAGACGTGATGAAGAAAAAGCTACTGAGCTATAATGCCATGAAACTGGTAAATAAAAAAGGCACAGAAGTTTGGAAACCACGCTCACGCTATTACATGAAAGACTTGGATGACTTAGAAATCATCAGTCAGTACAACGCTGAAATACGGGGCTTTTACAATTATTACTCAATTGCCAACAACAGCTCGTTTGTCCAGTCATTTTCTTACATCTTGGAGTACAGTATGTACAAAACGTATGCACTGAAATACCAAACTTCAATCAGTCAGGAAAAGACTAAAAGATGTATCAACGGAGTATTTTCCATTCCCTACAAAAACAGGAAAGGAGATATAATGTACAGACGCTTTTACAAAGAGGGTTTCAAACGCCAAAAAGCTGCCCGTGGTGCTTACGTGGATAGTTTACCTGTCACAGTTACCATTACAGGAGGAAGAAACAGCCTTATAACAAGGTTGCAAAACCAGAAATGCGAATTATGCGGTGCCAACGAGAAATTGGAAATGCACCATATACGCAAATTGAAAGACCTGAAAGGTAAGCAAGACTGGGAAAAACGAATGAGTGCAAGGAGAAGAAAAACCTTGGCATTATGCTCAAAATGCCACGATAAGATACACGCAGGCAAGTTAGACTGA
- a CDS encoding DUF4141 domain-containing protein yields MKKVMLLVCTAIMLAVTPSAKAQFVVTDPANLASGILNSANEIVQTSSTVSNVVKNFKEVEKVYKQGKEYYDKLKAINNLVKDARKVQQTVLLVGDVSEMYVQNFGKMMNDPNFTAQELTAIGNGYSALLGESTELLKELKQIITSSSLSLNDKERMDIIDRVYKEVKEYHSLVRYYTNKNISVSYLRAKKKDDAKRVLDLYGTSNQKYW; encoded by the coding sequence ATGAAAAAAGTAATGTTACTGGTGTGTACGGCAATTATGCTTGCCGTTACACCCTCCGCAAAAGCACAGTTTGTAGTAACCGATCCTGCAAATCTTGCATCCGGTATTCTCAACTCCGCCAATGAGATTGTACAAACATCCTCCACAGTAAGTAATGTGGTTAAGAATTTTAAGGAGGTTGAAAAAGTCTATAAGCAAGGCAAAGAGTATTACGACAAACTGAAAGCCATCAACAACTTAGTAAAGGACGCCCGTAAAGTGCAACAAACGGTTTTGCTGGTAGGTGATGTATCCGAAATGTATGTACAGAATTTCGGCAAGATGATGAACGATCCCAATTTCACAGCTCAGGAGTTGACTGCAATTGGCAATGGTTATTCGGCATTACTGGGCGAAAGTACCGAGCTACTGAAGGAACTAAAGCAGATCATAACCTCATCAAGCCTATCGCTGAACGATAAAGAGCGTATGGACATTATCGACCGTGTGTACAAAGAAGTCAAGGAATACCACAGCCTTGTACGCTATTACACCAACAAGAACATTTCCGTAAGCTATTTGAGAGCGAAAAAGAAAGATGATGCCAAAAGAGTACTTGATCTCTACGGAACTTCCAACCAAAAATACTGGTAA
- the traJ gene encoding conjugative transposon protein TraJ has translation MEWNNLHEVLRSLYDDMMPLAGDMAAVAKGLAGLGALFYVALKVWQALSRAEPIDMFPLLRPFALGLCIMFFPTIVLGTINAVLSPVVTGTHAILENQVLDLNQLQQQKDQLEYEAMVRNPETAFMVSDEEFDKKLDELGWSPSDIGTMAGMYMDRTAYQLEKALKDWFRNLLEILFQAAALVIDTIRTFFLIVLSILGPIAFAISVWDGFQSTLTQWLTRYVSVYLWLPVSDLFSSMLARIQSLILERDIEMLADPSYIPDTSNTVYIIFMIIGIIGYFTIPTVTGWIIQAGGAGNFTRNVNQTAMKAGNVASAGAGSAAGNIGGQLMK, from the coding sequence ATGGAATGGAATAATCTTCACGAAGTCCTGCGGTCGCTCTACGATGATATGATGCCGCTTGCAGGCGATATGGCAGCAGTGGCAAAAGGTCTTGCGGGATTGGGTGCATTATTCTATGTGGCGTTAAAGGTTTGGCAGGCTCTGAGCCGTGCCGAACCTATAGATATGTTCCCATTGCTACGACCGTTTGCTTTAGGACTATGTATTATGTTCTTCCCGACAATTGTATTGGGAACCATCAATGCGGTACTAAGTCCAGTGGTAACGGGAACCCACGCCATACTCGAAAACCAGGTACTCGACCTGAACCAATTGCAACAGCAGAAAGACCAATTGGAATATGAAGCAATGGTCAGAAATCCAGAAACAGCTTTTATGGTATCGGACGAAGAGTTTGATAAAAAACTGGATGAATTGGGCTGGTCGCCTTCCGACATTGGAACAATGGCAGGAATGTATATGGACAGAACCGCTTATCAGCTAGAGAAAGCCCTTAAAGATTGGTTTCGCAATCTGTTGGAAATACTCTTTCAGGCAGCCGCATTAGTCATAGATACCATCCGAACGTTTTTTCTGATCGTCCTTTCCATACTCGGACCAATCGCCTTTGCGATTTCCGTATGGGATGGCTTTCAGAGTACGCTCACACAGTGGCTCACTAGGTACGTCAGTGTGTATCTCTGGCTACCGGTTTCAGATCTGTTCAGTTCCATGCTTGCAAGGATACAATCACTCATATTGGAGCGGGATATTGAGATGCTCGCCGATCCGAGTTATATCCCCGATACCAGTAATACCGTGTACATCATATTTATGATCATCGGCATTATCGGATACTTTACGATACCTACCGTAACAGGTTGGATTATCCAGGCCGGAGGTGCAGGAAACTTTACACGAAATGTAAATCAGACAGCAATGAAAGCCGGAAATGTAGCAAGTGCCGGAGCAGGTTCTGCCGCAGGTAATATAGGTGGTCAGCTAATGAAATAA
- the traK gene encoding conjugative transposon protein TraK, with product MEFKTLRNIENSFRQIRLYAIVFAVLCISVVGYAVWQSYRFAEEQRQKVYVLDNGKSLMLALSQDASINRPVEAREHVRRFHELFFTLAPDKNAIESNMKRAFNLADKSAFDYYKDLSEKGYYNRIISGNVQQRIEVDSVVCNFDTYPYAVRTYAKQFIIRSSNVTRRNLITSCYLVNSVRSDNNPQGFNIEKFAVTENRDIEVIER from the coding sequence ATGGAATTTAAAACACTAAGAAATATTGAAAACAGCTTCAGACAGATCAGGCTTTATGCCATCGTATTTGCCGTTCTCTGCATTAGTGTGGTAGGATATGCCGTATGGCAGTCCTACCGTTTTGCGGAGGAACAACGCCAAAAGGTTTATGTATTGGACAACGGAAAATCGCTAATGCTTGCCTTATCGCAGGATGCAAGTATTAACCGACCTGTTGAAGCGAGGGAACACGTAAGACGTTTTCACGAACTGTTCTTCACATTGGCTCCCGATAAGAATGCCATTGAAAGCAATATGAAACGGGCGTTCAACCTTGCCGACAAAAGTGCCTTTGATTATTACAAAGACCTTTCGGAAAAAGGATACTATAACCGTATCATTTCAGGAAACGTACAGCAGCGTATTGAGGTGGATAGCGTTGTCTGCAACTTCGATACCTATCCGTATGCCGTGCGAACCTATGCCAAACAATTCATCATCCGTTCGAGCAATGTAACCAGACGGAACCTGATCACGTCCTGCTATCTCGTGAACTCTGTCCGTTCCGATAATAACCCACAAGGTTTTAATATCGAAAAGTTTGCCGTAACGGAAAACAGGGACATTGAAGTAATTGAACGCTAA